From a region of the Pseudoxanthomonas sp. X-1 genome:
- a CDS encoding cellulase family glycosylhydrolase codes for MSLSRPLVLAALLALLAVPAAHAQPRGFLRAQGTQIVDEDGKPVILRGMGLGGWMLQEGYMLEVPKFGAQRVIRQRIAALIGQDKTQAFYTAWLDHHTTKADIDAMGAWGFNSIRLPMHYALYTLPVEDEPVKGRQTWIEDGFRRTDALIAWAKANGMVVILDLHAAPGGQGNDLSIADRDPSRPSLWDDPAAQDKLVALWEQLARRYKDEPAVAAYDLINEPNWGFTDRGDLHGCKETGNAPLRALLERTTRAIRRIDPRHMIVLEGNCWGSNYAGVLDAGLWDDNLVLSFHKYWNTPDRDSIAQMLALRDRHRIPLWLGETGENSNDWYTRAVALAEGEGIGWSWWPLKKIRYNNPLQIVPNPGYQALLAYWNGKGPKPTAQAAEAALMQLATHDVAFANNLQHPDVVDALLRAPHSDRARPFKPHTVEASGGTWAAVDFDLGPDGVAYHDRTPANESTEPGGLVWNALMAYRNDGVDLGRGQDGQLHVADLQAGEWLQYTFTVAAAGRYDLTLETHGAARVALVLNGDAQAPAQGSGVFRGLALQQGTNTLRVRAEGAGFDLKTLRFTPAR; via the coding sequence ACGCAGATCGTCGACGAGGACGGCAAGCCGGTGATCCTGCGCGGCATGGGCCTGGGCGGCTGGATGCTGCAGGAGGGCTACATGCTGGAGGTGCCGAAGTTCGGCGCCCAACGCGTGATCCGCCAGCGCATCGCCGCGCTGATCGGCCAGGATAAGACCCAGGCCTTCTACACCGCGTGGCTGGACCACCACACCACCAAGGCCGACATCGACGCGATGGGGGCGTGGGGCTTCAACTCGATCCGCCTGCCGATGCACTACGCGCTGTACACGCTGCCGGTCGAGGACGAGCCGGTCAAAGGCCGGCAGACCTGGATCGAGGACGGCTTCCGGCGCACCGATGCGCTGATCGCCTGGGCCAAGGCGAACGGCATGGTGGTCATCCTCGACCTGCACGCCGCGCCGGGCGGGCAGGGCAACGACCTCAGCATCGCCGACCGCGACCCGTCCAGGCCCTCGCTCTGGGACGACCCGGCCGCGCAGGACAAGCTGGTCGCGCTCTGGGAACAGCTGGCGCGCCGCTACAAGGACGAGCCGGCCGTGGCCGCCTACGACCTGATCAACGAGCCGAACTGGGGCTTCACCGATCGTGGCGACCTGCATGGCTGCAAGGAGACCGGCAACGCGCCGCTGCGCGCCCTGCTCGAACGCACCACGCGCGCGATCCGTCGCATCGATCCGCGCCACATGATCGTGCTGGAGGGCAACTGCTGGGGCAGCAACTACGCCGGCGTGCTCGATGCGGGCCTGTGGGACGACAACCTGGTGCTGAGCTTCCACAAGTACTGGAACACGCCCGACCGCGACAGCATCGCGCAGATGCTGGCGCTGCGCGACCGCCACAGGATCCCGCTGTGGCTGGGCGAGACCGGCGAGAACTCCAACGACTGGTACACCCGCGCCGTGGCGCTGGCCGAGGGCGAAGGCATCGGCTGGAGCTGGTGGCCGCTGAAGAAGATCCGCTACAACAACCCGCTGCAGATCGTGCCCAATCCCGGCTACCAGGCCCTGCTGGCCTACTGGAACGGCAAGGGCCCCAAGCCCACGGCGCAGGCGGCCGAGGCGGCGCTGATGCAGCTGGCCACGCACGACGTGGCCTTCGCCAACAACCTGCAGCATCCCGATGTGGTCGATGCGCTGCTGCGCGCGCCGCATTCGGATCGCGCGCGACCGTTCAAGCCGCACACCGTCGAGGCCTCCGGCGGGACGTGGGCCGCCGTGGATTTCGATCTCGGGCCGGACGGGGTGGCCTATCACGACCGCACGCCGGCCAACGAATCGACCGAGCCCGGCGGCCTGGTCTGGAACGCGCTGATGGCCTATCGCAACGACGGCGTCGACCTGGGGCGTGGACAGGACGGGCAACTGCACGTGGCCGACCTGCAGGCCGGCGAATGGCTGCAGTACACCTTCACCGTGGCCGCCGCCGGCCGCTACGACCTGACGCTGGAGACCCACGGCGCGGCCAGGGTGGCGCTGGTGCTCAACGGCGATGCGCAGGCGCCGGCACAGGGCTCCGGCGTCTTCCGCGGACTGGCGCTGCAGCAGGGCACCAATACCTTGCGCGTGCGTGCCGAAGGTGCCGGGTTCGATCTGAAGACGCTGCGCTTCACGCCGGCGCGCTGA
- a CDS encoding purine nucleoside permease, translating into MPRPLPVRLLSLCLMVLGALAGVRADAATPAPIRVKVFVAAMFEIGANSGDRAGEFQHWYERYWADARPIAVPGALNPVYCNADGVCGAVLGMGKVNSSASMQAILLDPTFDFSHSYYLLTGVGGTPPQRGTIGEVNWASWLVDYDLGHRWAPEENTPGAPTFMPRKGYEAYRVFHLNPALVGWAMRLSQGVPLADSDAARAYRLRYPDAAARRAPFVGTGTHMTGDTFFHGPGLSRQAQYIARLYGADDYVITEMEAAALALVIQRTHGTDRILSLRGAVNFDQGNPHETTLQHLDPAPGETAGGFPETVQNIEAVGARVVDHIVAHWPQWQDGVPAP; encoded by the coding sequence ATGCCTCGTCCCCTGCCCGTGCGCTTGTTGTCGCTCTGCCTGATGGTCCTCGGCGCGCTGGCCGGCGTTCGCGCCGATGCCGCGACGCCGGCGCCGATCAGGGTCAAGGTGTTCGTGGCGGCGATGTTCGAGATCGGCGCCAACAGCGGCGACCGGGCCGGCGAGTTCCAGCACTGGTACGAGCGCTACTGGGCCGACGCCAGGCCCATCGCCGTGCCGGGCGCGCTGAACCCGGTGTACTGCAACGCCGATGGCGTCTGCGGCGCCGTGCTGGGCATGGGCAAGGTCAACAGTTCGGCGTCGATGCAGGCGATCCTGCTCGATCCCACGTTCGACTTCTCGCACAGCTATTACCTGCTGACCGGCGTCGGTGGCACGCCGCCGCAGCGCGGCACCATCGGCGAGGTCAACTGGGCCAGCTGGCTGGTCGACTACGACCTGGGGCATCGCTGGGCGCCGGAGGAGAACACGCCCGGCGCGCCGACCTTCATGCCGCGCAAGGGCTACGAGGCCTATCGCGTGTTCCACCTCAACCCGGCGCTGGTCGGTTGGGCGATGCGACTGTCGCAGGGTGTGCCGCTGGCCGATTCCGACGCCGCGCGCGCCTATCGCCTGCGCTATCCCGACGCGGCCGCGCGGCGCGCGCCGTTCGTGGGCACCGGCACGCACATGACCGGCGACACCTTCTTCCACGGTCCCGGCCTGTCGCGGCAGGCGCAGTACATCGCCAGGCTCTACGGCGCCGACGACTACGTCATCACCGAGATGGAAGCGGCCGCGCTGGCCCTGGTGATCCAGCGCACGCACGGCACCGATCGCATCCTCAGCCTGCGCGGCGCGGTCAACTTCGACCAGGGCAACCCGCACGAGACCACGCTGCAGCACCTGGACCCGGCCCCGGGCGAGACCGCCGGCGGCTTCCCCGAGACCGTCCAGAACATCGAGGCGGTCGGCGCACGCGTGGTCGACCACATCGTCGCGCACTGGCCGCAGTGGCAGGACGGCGTGCCGGCGCCCTGA
- a CDS encoding DUF1456 family protein produces MITNDVLRSVRYMLDLSEPRLIEIAQLADPAFAIDRAQLQAALKKEDEEGFAPCSDALLAHVLDGLIVQFRGRDETQPLRPVETRVTNNLVLKKLRVAFQLKDVDMHAIFESAGFPVSKPELSALFRQPDHKNYRPCGDQLLRAFLKGLTLRLRGA; encoded by the coding sequence ATGATCACCAACGACGTCCTGCGCAGCGTGCGCTACATGCTGGACCTGAGCGAGCCCCGGCTCATCGAGATCGCCCAGCTGGCCGACCCGGCCTTCGCCATCGACCGCGCGCAGCTGCAGGCCGCGCTGAAGAAGGAGGACGAGGAAGGCTTCGCGCCCTGCAGCGATGCGCTGCTGGCGCACGTGCTGGACGGGCTGATCGTGCAGTTCCGCGGCCGCGACGAGACCCAACCCCTGCGTCCGGTGGAGACGCGCGTGACCAACAACCTGGTGCTGAAGAAACTGCGGGTGGCCTTCCAGCTCAAGGACGTGGACATGCACGCGATCTTCGAGAGCGCCGGCTTTCCGGTGTCCAAGCCGGAGCTGTCGGCGCTGTTCCGCCAGCCCGACCACAAGAACTATCGCCCCTGCGGCGATCAGCTGCTGCGCGCCTTCCTCAAGGGACTGACCCTGCGCCTGCGCGGCGCCTGA
- a CDS encoding GGDEF domain-containing protein encodes MLLPLTYLLIHAAALWALPAQAEAVSFTFLLGAPLLAAGTCLWRSRGNLAASGWIALAIGLLLWAGGMAVNMLQIVVLDSPSSTSGASVLLYVLYGVPLTFALASHQGEAWTVRLLDALMAMALGLLFFVHTFTFATLSSASEEGLHRLALMLDVENAFIAVFSVMRWLASGTAAQRHFHGSQAAFACVYLVVAAYINHGAPSDSPFGLFWDLLIDVPFLLLAALALRPVAAAPPAWRLPRLASIVRAGSPLLLPISVLATSALMLGAHPQWAIAGFVFALLGYGARSVLQQLRAMAEREELHALARVDTLTGLANRREFDAVLEREWRRARRSGEPLALLMIDIDHFKRLNDSSGHQVGDAHLRAVARALATGCTRATDVVTRYGGEEFAVILPATDAQAAQALAERLRAAVEALRLHAPDPGPYVTVSIGVGAAVAMENDDPAALLEATDAALYDAKRAGRNRLAFRSLAPGAGSAPALS; translated from the coding sequence ATGCTGCTGCCTCTGACGTATCTGTTGATCCACGCAGCGGCGCTGTGGGCACTGCCTGCGCAGGCCGAAGCGGTGTCGTTCACGTTCCTGCTCGGCGCGCCGCTGCTGGCGGCGGGCACCTGCCTGTGGCGCAGCCGCGGCAACCTCGCGGCCAGCGGCTGGATCGCGCTGGCGATCGGACTGCTGCTGTGGGCCGGCGGCATGGCCGTGAACATGCTGCAGATCGTGGTCCTGGACAGCCCGTCGTCCACCTCCGGCGCCAGCGTGCTGCTGTACGTGCTCTACGGCGTGCCGCTCACGTTCGCCCTGGCCAGTCATCAGGGCGAAGCCTGGACGGTGCGCCTGCTCGATGCGCTGATGGCGATGGCCCTGGGCCTGCTGTTCTTCGTGCACACCTTCACCTTCGCCACCCTGAGCAGCGCCAGCGAGGAGGGGCTGCACCGGCTCGCATTGATGCTGGACGTGGAGAACGCCTTCATCGCCGTGTTCTCGGTAATGCGCTGGCTGGCCAGCGGCACTGCCGCCCAGCGCCACTTCCACGGCAGCCAGGCCGCGTTCGCGTGCGTCTATCTGGTCGTGGCGGCCTACATCAACCATGGCGCGCCGTCGGACAGCCCGTTCGGGCTGTTCTGGGACCTGCTGATCGACGTGCCGTTCCTGCTGCTGGCGGCGCTGGCGCTGCGCCCGGTGGCCGCTGCGCCGCCCGCCTGGCGGCTGCCGCGCCTGGCCTCGATCGTGCGTGCCGGCAGCCCGTTGCTGCTGCCCATCAGCGTGCTGGCCACCTCGGCGCTCATGCTCGGCGCACATCCGCAATGGGCGATCGCAGGATTCGTGTTCGCGCTGCTGGGATACGGCGCGCGTAGCGTGCTGCAGCAGCTGCGCGCCATGGCCGAACGCGAGGAACTGCATGCGTTGGCGCGCGTGGACACGCTGACCGGGCTGGCCAACCGGCGGGAGTTCGATGCGGTGCTGGAGCGCGAATGGCGGCGTGCGCGCCGCTCCGGCGAACCGCTGGCGCTGCTGATGATCGACATCGATCACTTCAAGCGCCTCAACGACAGCAGCGGCCACCAGGTCGGCGATGCGCACCTGCGCGCGGTCGCGCGGGCGCTGGCGACCGGCTGCACGCGCGCGACGGATGTGGTGACGCGCTACGGCGGTGAGGAATTCGCCGTGATCCTGCCGGCCACCGATGCGCAGGCGGCCCAGGCCCTGGCCGAACGCCTGCGCGCCGCGGTCGAGGCGCTCAGGCTGCACGCGCCCGATCCCGGGCCCTATGTCACCGTCAGCATCGGGGTCGGCGCCGCCGTGGCAATGGAGAATGACGACCCCGCCGCGCTGCTGGAGGCGACCGACGCGGCGCTGTACGACGCCAAGCGGGCCGGTCGCAATCGCTTGGCGTTCCGGTCGCTGGCGCCAGGTGCGGGATCTGCGCCAGCCTTGAGTTAG
- a CDS encoding NAD(P)H-quinone oxidoreductase codes for MADHTMTAIAIRDGKGAADALHPVQVPRPVAGEGQVLIRVHAAGINRPDLLQRQGHYPPPPGAPETLGLEVAGEVVTGAGRWQPGDHVCALLAGGGYAQYVAVDARQVLPLPEGCDFVHAAALPETVFTVFANVFEHGQLKAGERLLLHGATSGIGVMAIQMAKAAGAQVLATARGADKAAQARTLGADIAVDTRAGSFVEAAKAAGGVDVSLDMVGASVFADTLAVLNPRGRIVYIAAQGGGTLEVPIMELMRRQAVLTGSTLRPRSAEEKGRLATEIERRVWPWIAQGQVKVLVDRTFPLEQAAQAHAYLEAGQHLGKVVLTMA; via the coding sequence ATGGCCGACCACACGATGACCGCCATCGCCATCCGCGACGGCAAGGGCGCGGCCGACGCGCTGCATCCGGTGCAGGTGCCGCGCCCGGTGGCGGGCGAGGGCCAGGTGCTGATCCGCGTGCATGCCGCCGGCATCAATCGGCCCGACCTGCTGCAGCGCCAGGGCCACTATCCGCCGCCGCCCGGCGCGCCGGAGACGCTGGGGCTGGAAGTGGCCGGCGAAGTCGTCACCGGCGCCGGCCGCTGGCAGCCTGGCGACCACGTCTGCGCGCTGCTGGCCGGCGGCGGCTATGCGCAGTACGTGGCGGTGGACGCGCGCCAGGTGCTGCCGCTGCCGGAAGGCTGCGATTTCGTCCATGCCGCGGCGCTGCCGGAGACGGTGTTCACCGTGTTCGCCAACGTGTTCGAGCACGGTCAGCTCAAGGCCGGCGAACGGCTGCTGCTGCACGGGGCCACCTCGGGCATCGGCGTGATGGCGATCCAGATGGCCAAGGCCGCCGGCGCGCAGGTGCTGGCCACCGCGCGCGGCGCGGACAAGGCCGCGCAGGCGCGCACGCTGGGCGCCGACATCGCGGTGGACACCCGCGCCGGTTCGTTCGTCGAGGCGGCCAAGGCGGCCGGCGGCGTCGATGTGTCGCTGGACATGGTCGGCGCCAGCGTGTTCGCCGACACGCTGGCGGTGCTCAACCCGCGCGGCCGCATCGTCTACATCGCCGCCCAGGGCGGCGGCACGCTGGAAGTGCCGATCATGGAGCTGATGCGACGCCAGGCCGTGCTGACCGGCTCGACCCTGCGCCCGCGCAGCGCGGAAGAGAAAGGCCGCCTGGCGACCGAGATCGAACGCCGGGTCTGGCCGTGGATCGCGCAGGGCCAGGTAAAGGTGCTGGTCGATCGCACCTTCCCGTTGGAACAGGCCGCGCAGGCGCATGCCTATCTCGAAGCCGGCCAGCATCTGGGCAAGGTCGTGCTGACGATGGCGTGA
- a CDS encoding glycoside hydrolase family 2 TIM barrel-domain containing protein — protein MRINGWWVLAVLLAGVPLAHAAERAERPAQVRIVERQGAFELMVDGQPFYVRGAGMRGDAREQDALAARGGNAFRTWQTGADTARVKAMLDHAQAKGLKVAMGIEVARERHGFDYDDAGAVEAQRTRIRGEVLAWKDHPAVLMWVVGNELNLESTNPRVWNAVGALADMIHRLDPNHPVMTTLAGLDKPLVDAIKTRAPSLDLIGIQLYGDLDRLPEKLRQSQWTGPYLVTEWGPTGHWESPLTAWGAPIEDTSTDKARLLAQRYRQVIQADKRQGLGSFVFLWGQKQERTPTWYGLFLPDGTTTPAVDTLQWLWTGHWPRNRAPSIQAPTIDGQGARASVTLAPGSAHTASAPAQDPDGDALDYRWTVLRESQATSVGGDPETVPAQVDVAIGDTADGATRLVAPQAPGNYRLFVEVRDGQGHAATANLPFRVELTPGK, from the coding sequence ATGCGGATCAACGGGTGGTGGGTGCTGGCGGTGCTGTTGGCGGGCGTGCCCTTGGCGCACGCCGCGGAGCGGGCCGAGCGGCCGGCGCAGGTGCGCATCGTCGAACGGCAGGGCGCCTTCGAGCTGATGGTGGACGGCCAGCCGTTCTACGTCCGTGGCGCCGGCATGCGCGGCGATGCGCGCGAGCAGGATGCGCTGGCCGCGCGCGGCGGCAATGCCTTCCGCACCTGGCAGACCGGCGCCGACACCGCCCGGGTGAAGGCGATGCTGGACCACGCGCAGGCCAAGGGCCTCAAGGTGGCGATGGGCATCGAGGTCGCGCGCGAGCGGCACGGGTTCGATTACGACGACGCCGGCGCCGTGGAGGCGCAGCGCACGCGCATCCGCGGCGAGGTGCTGGCCTGGAAGGACCATCCCGCGGTGCTGATGTGGGTGGTGGGCAACGAGCTGAACCTGGAATCGACCAACCCGCGCGTCTGGAATGCCGTGGGTGCGCTGGCCGACATGATTCACCGCCTCGATCCGAACCATCCGGTGATGACCACGCTGGCGGGCCTGGACAAGCCGCTGGTCGATGCGATCAAGACGCGCGCGCCCTCGCTGGACCTGATCGGCATCCAGCTTTACGGCGACCTCGACCGGCTGCCGGAGAAGCTTCGCCAGAGCCAGTGGACCGGCCCGTACCTCGTCACCGAATGGGGTCCGACCGGCCATTGGGAGAGTCCGCTGACCGCCTGGGGCGCGCCGATCGAGGACACGTCCACCGACAAGGCGCGGCTGCTGGCGCAGCGCTACCGCCAGGTGATTCAGGCGGACAAGCGCCAGGGACTGGGCTCGTTCGTCTTCCTGTGGGGACAGAAGCAGGAGCGCACGCCGACCTGGTACGGCCTGTTCCTGCCGGACGGCACCACGACGCCGGCGGTGGACACCCTGCAATGGCTGTGGACCGGCCACTGGCCGCGCAACCGCGCGCCGTCGATCCAGGCGCCGACGATCGATGGGCAGGGCGCGCGCGCCAGCGTCACCCTGGCGCCGGGCAGCGCCCATACCGCGTCGGCGCCCGCACAGGATCCCGATGGCGATGCCCTGGACTATCGCTGGACCGTCCTGCGCGAGAGCCAGGCGACCAGTGTCGGCGGCGATCCGGAAACCGTCCCCGCCCAGGTCGACGTGGCCATCGGCGACACCGCCGATGGCGCAACGCGCCTGGTCGCACCGCAGGCGCCCGGCAACTACCGGCTGTTCGTCGAAGTACGCGATGGCCAGGGGCACGCGGCCACCGCCAACCTGCCGTTCCGGGTCGAGCTCACGCCGGGAAAGTGA
- a CDS encoding VOC family protein, protein METQALFRGRLIDHLHLVVRDLPASQEFYSAVLGALGIPIGGTGPGYFWADELFVSSADSPAATGELTGRHHLAFQARDAAMVDAFHKVALAHGGRDHGAPGLRPYHPNYYAAFVLDPDGNNIEAVFHGPAERSDEAVRITFPA, encoded by the coding sequence ATGGAAACCCAGGCCCTCTTCCGCGGCCGCCTGATCGACCACCTGCATCTGGTGGTGCGCGACCTGCCCGCCAGCCAGGAGTTCTACAGCGCGGTACTCGGCGCGCTGGGCATCCCGATCGGCGGCACCGGGCCTGGCTACTTCTGGGCCGACGAACTGTTCGTCTCGAGCGCCGACAGCCCCGCCGCCACCGGCGAACTCACCGGGCGCCATCACCTGGCCTTCCAGGCGCGCGATGCGGCCATGGTCGATGCCTTCCACAAGGTCGCCCTGGCGCACGGCGGCCGCGACCATGGCGCGCCGGGGCTGCGGCCGTATCACCCGAACTATTACGCGGCCTTCGTCCTCGACCCCGATGGCAACAACATCGAGGCCGTCTTCCATGGTCCGGCCGAACGAAGCGACGAAGCGGTACGGATCACTTTCCCGGCGTGA
- a CDS encoding endonuclease/exonuclease/phosphatase family protein, whose translation MLLIGLPLAQALAATPDTSAALKVMSFNVRTPADTNENRWENRRDLLARVVTEQAPDVMGTQELVKRQADDLAARLPQYAWFGQGRRGGDEDEHMGVFYRKDKLKVLDSGDFWLSDTPEVPGSISWGHPLPRMVTWARFQRIADGRTFVLYNTHFPYRDQDEAARVKCALLIAQRLKALPAGEPVVLTGDFNTTPDSAPHATLTALLHDSWESAPSRSGPDRTFHDFTGTPDKRIDWILSRGLQPLSVATLTDHDGARYPSDHFPVVATFAFPARASARP comes from the coding sequence ATGCTGCTCATCGGCCTGCCGCTGGCGCAGGCGCTTGCCGCCACGCCGGACACGTCCGCCGCGCTGAAGGTGATGAGCTTCAACGTGCGCACGCCGGCCGATACCAACGAGAACCGCTGGGAGAACCGCCGCGACCTGCTGGCGCGCGTGGTCACCGAGCAGGCGCCCGACGTGATGGGCACCCAGGAGCTGGTCAAGCGCCAGGCCGACGACCTGGCCGCGCGCCTGCCGCAGTACGCCTGGTTCGGCCAGGGCCGGCGCGGCGGCGACGAAGACGAGCACATGGGCGTGTTCTATCGCAAGGACAAACTGAAGGTGCTGGATTCGGGCGACTTCTGGCTATCGGACACGCCGGAGGTGCCCGGCAGCATCAGCTGGGGGCATCCGCTGCCGCGCATGGTGACCTGGGCACGCTTCCAGCGCATCGCCGACGGACGCACCTTCGTGCTCTACAACACCCACTTCCCCTATCGCGATCAGGACGAGGCCGCGCGCGTGAAGTGCGCGCTGTTGATCGCGCAGCGGCTCAAGGCGCTGCCGGCCGGCGAGCCGGTCGTGCTGACCGGCGACTTCAACACCACGCCGGATTCCGCGCCACACGCCACCCTGACGGCGCTGCTGCACGACAGCTGGGAATCGGCCCCCTCGCGCAGCGGACCGGACCGCACCTTCCACGACTTCACCGGCACACCGGACAAGCGCATCGACTGGATCCTCTCGCGCGGCCTGCAGCCGCTGTCGGTGGCCACGCTGACCGACCACGACGGAGCGCGTTATCCGTCCGACCACTTCCCGGTAGTGGCGACCTTCGCCTTCCCCGCACGCGCCTCCGCCAGGCCCTGA
- the gndA gene encoding NADP-dependent phosphogluconate dehydrogenase, translated as MSKQPIGVVGMAVMGRNLALNIASRGHQVSIFNRSREKTDEVMAEHPDAGLVPTYTLAEFVDSLETPRRILLMVKAGAGTDAVIAELKPLLAKGDVLIDGGNTFFQDTRRRNEELAQAGLHFIGTGVSGGEEGALKGPSIMPGGPKDAYDLVAPILEEIAARAEDGTPCVAYIGPDGAGHYVKMVHNGIEYGDMQLIAESYAVLKHVLGLSNAELADTYAQWNQGELDSYLIEITATILRKRDDRGEGDLLDNVLDRAAQKGTGKWTSQSALDLGTPLPLITESVFARVLSSLKDERVAAAKILAGPDAPAFDGDRAAFVEAVRKALYLSKIVSYAQGFAQMRAASDEYGWDLRYGQIASIFRAGCIIRARFLQKITDAYAADAKLANLLLAPYFQKVAADYQDALREVVATAVKAGIPVPCFASAIAYYDGYRSARLPANLIQAQRDFFGAHTFERVDAQGSFHASWGE; from the coding sequence ATGAGCAAGCAACCCATCGGCGTGGTCGGCATGGCGGTCATGGGCCGCAACCTGGCGCTGAACATCGCCAGCCGCGGGCACCAGGTCTCCATCTTCAACCGCAGCCGCGAGAAGACCGACGAGGTGATGGCCGAACATCCCGATGCCGGGCTGGTGCCGACCTATACGCTGGCCGAGTTCGTCGATTCGCTGGAAACCCCGCGCCGCATCCTGCTGATGGTCAAGGCCGGCGCCGGCACCGACGCGGTGATCGCCGAACTCAAGCCGCTGCTGGCCAAGGGCGATGTGCTGATCGACGGCGGCAACACCTTCTTTCAGGACACGCGCCGGCGCAACGAGGAACTGGCGCAGGCCGGCCTGCATTTCATCGGTACCGGGGTGTCCGGCGGCGAGGAAGGCGCGCTCAAGGGGCCCTCGATCATGCCCGGCGGGCCGAAGGACGCCTACGACCTGGTCGCGCCGATCCTCGAGGAGATCGCCGCGCGGGCCGAGGACGGCACGCCGTGCGTGGCCTACATCGGCCCGGATGGCGCCGGCCACTACGTCAAGATGGTCCACAACGGCATCGAGTACGGCGACATGCAGCTGATCGCCGAGAGCTATGCCGTGCTCAAGCACGTGCTGGGCCTGTCCAACGCCGAGCTGGCCGACACCTACGCGCAGTGGAACCAGGGCGAACTGGACAGCTACCTGATCGAGATCACCGCCACGATCCTGCGCAAGCGCGATGACCGCGGCGAGGGCGATCTGCTGGACAACGTGCTCGACCGCGCCGCGCAGAAGGGCACGGGCAAGTGGACCAGCCAGAGCGCGCTCGACCTGGGCACGCCGCTGCCGCTGATCACCGAATCGGTGTTCGCCCGCGTGCTCTCGTCGCTGAAGGACGAGCGCGTGGCCGCCGCGAAGATCCTCGCGGGGCCCGACGCGCCCGCCTTCGACGGCGATCGCGCGGCCTTCGTCGAGGCGGTGCGCAAGGCGCTGTACCTGAGCAAGATCGTGTCCTATGCGCAGGGCTTCGCGCAGATGCGCGCGGCCTCGGACGAGTACGGCTGGGACCTGCGCTACGGCCAGATCGCCAGCATCTTCCGCGCCGGCTGCATCATCCGCGCGCGCTTCCTGCAGAAGATCACCGACGCCTACGCGGCCGACGCCAAGCTGGCCAACCTGCTGCTGGCACCGTACTTCCAGAAGGTCGCCGCCGATTACCAGGACGCGCTGCGCGAGGTGGTCGCCACGGCGGTGAAGGCCGGCATCCCGGTGCCCTGCTTCGCCTCGGCCATCGCCTACTACGACGGCTACCGCAGCGCGCGCCTGCCGGCCAACCTGATCCAGGCCCAGCGCGACTTCTTCGGTGCGCATACCTTCGAGCGCGTCGACGCGCAGGGCAGCTTCCACGCCAGCTGGGGTGAATGA
- a CDS encoding zf-TFIIB domain-containing protein, translated as MDCPVCKTTALMMSERQGIEIDYCPQCRGIWLDRGELDKLIDRASPAPAPRQAAAPPPPPASAYGERPRDRRDDERYRHTAGGYDGYGRKRKKEGFLSELFDF; from the coding sequence ATGGACTGTCCCGTCTGCAAGACCACCGCGCTGATGATGTCCGAACGTCAGGGCATCGAGATCGACTACTGCCCGCAGTGCCGCGGCATCTGGCTGGACCGCGGCGAGCTGGACAAGCTGATCGACCGCGCCAGCCCGGCGCCGGCCCCGCGCCAGGCCGCGGCCCCACCGCCGCCACCGGCGTCGGCCTATGGTGAGCGACCCCGGGATCGCCGTGACGACGAGCGCTATCGCCACACCGCCGGGGGCTACGACGGCTACGGCCGCAAGCGCAAGAAGGAAGGCTTTCTGTCCGAGCTGTTCGATTTCTGA